In one Babylonia areolata isolate BAREFJ2019XMU chromosome 12, ASM4173473v1, whole genome shotgun sequence genomic region, the following are encoded:
- the LOC143288646 gene encoding uncharacterized protein LOC143288646, with the protein MAKRQTKKTDMTSVQDPVGGTADETLPLKGQESVYKVKATVCSRWQAPVQSCLRPAMWIPGLNRLHSHREIWTSTRGSTADEILHSVERALLKVIETDRSHSDFIITKAESDFLQIHVLTRVEWLDVIEMRFQDNTVKISAFSSGFLPLCLPGACLLNVVFFWVPFLDMGMNKKRLKWILTHMDVAMETSSP; encoded by the exons ATGGCAAAGcggcaaacaaagaaaacagacatgACTTCTGTGCAGGATCCAGTGGGTGGGACTGCTGATGAGACGTTGCCTCTCAAAG GCCAAGAGAGCGTTTACAAGGTGAAGGCCACTGTCTGCAGTCGCTGGCAGGCTCCTGTACAGAGCTGTCTCCGCCCTGCGATGTGGATTCCTGGCTTGAACCGTCTGCACAGCCACAGAGAAAT CTGGACATCGACACGTGGCAGCACAGCGGACGAGATCTTGCACAGCGTGGAGAGGGCCTTGCTGAAAGTGATAGAGACGGACAGATCCCACTCGGACTTCATCATCactaag GCGGAGAGCGATTTCCTGCAGATCCACGTGCTGACCAGAGTGGAGTGGCTGGACGTGATTGAGATGAGGTTCCAGGACAACACCGTGAAG ATTTCAGCCTTTTCCAGTGGGTTCTTGCCTCTGTGTCTGCCGGGAGCCTGTCTGCTGAATGTG gtgttttTCTGGGTGCCCTTTCTGGACATGGGGATGAACAAGAAGCGGCTGAAGTGGATCCTGACCCACATGGACGTGGCCATGGAGACCTCGTCGCCGTGA